In Pontiella desulfatans, one DNA window encodes the following:
- a CDS encoding sulfatase-like hydrolase/transferase, translated as MMKDYMKGVFAGLVVSCCCAVAQEQDKPNILFIFADDHTYEAIRGHGYLDIDTPNLDKLVERGASFTHAYNMGAWNGAVCIASRTMLTTGRTVWNAGMLEQSMKQEVEQGRMWAQQMKAAGYKTYFTGKWHVQAKPEDYFDVVKDRRGGMLHSTPKDGAAYNRPKDEADYEAGWKPWDKTQKGHWGEDGKHSSEVVADNGIEFIRHAAKEAKPFFMHLAFNAPHDPRQAPKEYIDRYPLERIKLPESFLPEYPFKDDIGCGKGLRDEALAPFPRTEYAVKVHRQEYFAIVSHMDHQIGRILDALEESGEADNTYIIFTADHGLACGHHGLIGKQNMYEDSVRAPFIMVGPGIEAGTKVGTPIYLQDVVPTTLELAGKEIPDYVEFKSLNPLFKGEIKHYDAIYSSYQNQQRMVMQDGWKLIYYPSISKTRLFNLKNDPFEKNDLAGNPEYTAKLTELEKSLANLREQYNDPLDFEDPKKSWNAYREACGANKKKSH; from the coding sequence ATGATGAAGGATTATATGAAAGGAGTATTCGCGGGGCTGGTGGTCTCTTGCTGTTGTGCTGTTGCGCAGGAGCAGGACAAGCCGAACATCCTGTTTATCTTCGCCGACGACCATACCTATGAAGCCATCCGGGGCCACGGCTACCTAGATATCGATACGCCGAACCTCGACAAGCTGGTTGAGCGGGGCGCGAGCTTTACGCACGCCTATAACATGGGGGCCTGGAACGGGGCGGTATGCATTGCCAGCCGCACGATGCTCACGACCGGACGCACCGTCTGGAACGCCGGAATGCTGGAACAAAGCATGAAGCAGGAGGTCGAGCAGGGGCGTATGTGGGCCCAGCAGATGAAGGCCGCCGGCTACAAGACCTACTTCACCGGAAAATGGCATGTGCAGGCCAAGCCGGAGGACTACTTCGATGTGGTCAAGGATCGCCGAGGCGGCATGCTGCATTCCACGCCCAAGGATGGTGCGGCCTACAACCGCCCCAAGGACGAGGCCGACTATGAAGCCGGCTGGAAGCCGTGGGACAAGACCCAGAAGGGACATTGGGGCGAGGACGGCAAGCACTCCAGCGAGGTGGTCGCCGATAACGGAATCGAATTCATCCGGCATGCCGCCAAGGAGGCGAAGCCCTTCTTCATGCACCTGGCCTTCAATGCGCCGCACGATCCGCGGCAGGCCCCGAAGGAATATATCGATAGGTATCCGCTGGAGCGCATCAAACTGCCCGAAAGCTTCCTGCCGGAATACCCCTTCAAGGACGACATCGGTTGCGGGAAAGGTCTCCGCGACGAAGCGCTCGCGCCCTTCCCGCGCACGGAATATGCCGTGAAGGTGCACCGCCAGGAATACTTCGCGATCGTCTCCCACATGGATCACCAGATCGGGCGCATCCTCGACGCGCTCGAGGAAAGCGGCGAGGCCGACAACACCTACATCATCTTCACGGCCGACCATGGGCTGGCCTGCGGCCACCACGGCCTGATCGGCAAGCAGAACATGTATGAGGACAGCGTGCGCGCCCCGTTCATCATGGTGGGGCCGGGGATCGAGGCCGGTACCAAGGTCGGCACGCCGATCTACCTACAGGACGTGGTGCCGACCACGCTGGAGCTGGCCGGAAAAGAGATTCCCGACTATGTGGAGTTTAAAAGCCTGAACCCGTTGTTCAAGGGAGAGATCAAGCACTACGATGCCATCTACAGTTCCTATCAGAACCAGCAACGTATGGTCATGCAGGATGGTTGGAAACTAATCTATTATCCATCCATCAGTAAAACCCGCCTGTTCAACCTCAAGAACGATCCCTTCGAGAAGAACGACCTGGCCGGCAATCCGGAATACACCGCCAAGCTCACCGAGCTCGAGAAGTCCCTCGCGAACTTGCGGGAGCAGTACAACGATCCGCTCGATTTCGAGGATCCGAAAAAATCATGGAACGCCTACCGCGAGGCCTGCGGGGCGAACAAAAAGAAATCCCACTAA
- a CDS encoding glycoside hydrolase family protein, translated as MMVRLVAITVLGMGLQSITAFESYSTEPTDNPLKAKMGLPLKEGGFVREGFHLWDPSIVKVGDIYHLFASCWPDDDFQKWKQSYAVRATSKNLLGPYTYVEDVLLPRPGNFFDSQGVHNPKVIFHEGKYYLYHLGIPRWQSGVAVADSIEGPWERRDESCIPLNNPAMWIHDDGSVYGVGKVKIPNPKYDGSKEFNHQFHYLQAVKGNSIFGPYTHLHGKKENALPENFENEDPCIWFDGERYHVLVTDLHGYATGLRRGFTYYTSEGGLKYELVSKDPLFSMMHPIRFADGSEFKFARIERPNVVLNEKGEVIAVLAACLPPKNQGGSRILVFPVNKYYRSGD; from the coding sequence ATGATGGTGCGTTTAGTTGCAATAACGGTCTTGGGAATGGGGTTGCAGTCGATTACCGCTTTCGAATCCTATTCCACGGAACCGACCGACAATCCGCTCAAGGCGAAGATGGGGCTTCCTCTAAAGGAGGGTGGATTTGTACGCGAGGGCTTCCACCTTTGGGATCCTTCGATTGTGAAGGTGGGCGACATCTACCACCTATTCGCCTCCTGCTGGCCGGACGATGATTTCCAGAAATGGAAGCAGAGCTATGCGGTGCGCGCCACCTCAAAAAACCTGCTCGGCCCCTACACCTATGTGGAGGATGTGCTGCTTCCAAGGCCTGGAAATTTTTTCGACAGCCAGGGTGTGCACAACCCGAAGGTCATTTTCCATGAAGGGAAATACTACCTTTACCACCTCGGCATCCCGCGCTGGCAAAGCGGTGTGGCGGTGGCCGATTCCATCGAAGGGCCGTGGGAGCGGCGCGACGAGTCCTGCATTCCGCTCAACAACCCGGCCATGTGGATACACGACGACGGCTCGGTCTATGGCGTTGGCAAGGTGAAAATCCCGAACCCGAAATATGACGGGAGCAAGGAATTCAACCATCAGTTCCACTACCTGCAGGCCGTCAAGGGCAACTCCATCTTCGGCCCCTATACCCACCTGCACGGCAAAAAGGAAAATGCGCTGCCGGAAAACTTTGAAAACGAAGACCCGTGCATTTGGTTCGACGGCGAACGCTACCATGTGCTCGTAACCGACCTGCACGGCTATGCCACCGGCCTGCGCCGCGGTTTCACCTACTACACCTCGGAAGGCGGCCTGAAGTATGAACTGGTCTCGAAGGATCCGCTCTTTTCGATGATGCATCCGATCCGCTTCGCCGACGGCAGCGAATTCAAGTTTGCGCGCATCGAGCGCCCCAATGTGGTGCTCAACGAAAAGGGCGAGGTCATCGCCGTACTGGCCGCCTGCCTGCCGCCGAAAAACCAGGGCGGCTCCCGCATCCTGGTCTTCCCCGTCAATAAATACTATAGATCCGGCGACTAA
- a CDS encoding Gfo/Idh/MocA family protein, producing MKNRRSFIRRVPGVAAAAALPVWYMEQQAAVAAEGTQPTKSPNDRPAVALVGAGGMGTGDAMNAQNYGDIVAVCDVDEKRLAKAVGKLSKDGKKPSTFSDFRKLLERDDIDIVINGTPDHWHSLINIGAAKAKKDIYSEKPLTLSIDEGRHVVKAVRENGVVLQTGTQQRSSVRFRMACELVRNGRIGKLKEVNVWLPAGKSGGPFQVQPVPPHLNWDFWQGQAPHHEYVPQRCHGTFRNWYAYSGGTMTDWGAHHMDIGYWAIGLPAPAKVESKPLVTLVPGGYTAFSEYEVKFTYANGVVFNVRTTADDNPYGGVVNPEGQRNGIRFEGTDGWIWVNRTQINASERELLTTPLPEDAERLYFSNNHMQNFFECAASRKDPICPVEVGHQSASVCHLGTISLRTGKSLLWDYKQERFAGAHAAEANTYLTRDMRKPYDYGFVS from the coding sequence ATGAAAAACCGACGTTCGTTCATTCGCCGTGTCCCGGGGGTTGCCGCTGCGGCTGCATTGCCGGTTTGGTACATGGAACAGCAGGCCGCAGTTGCGGCCGAGGGAACCCAACCCACGAAATCGCCTAACGACCGCCCGGCCGTCGCCTTGGTTGGTGCCGGTGGCATGGGCACAGGCGACGCGATGAATGCCCAGAATTACGGCGACATCGTGGCGGTTTGCGATGTGGATGAAAAACGCTTGGCCAAGGCCGTGGGAAAATTGTCGAAGGACGGCAAAAAACCTTCGACGTTCAGCGATTTCCGCAAGCTGCTGGAGCGCGACGATATCGATATTGTCATCAACGGAACCCCCGACCATTGGCACAGCCTGATCAATATCGGTGCGGCCAAGGCGAAGAAGGATATTTATTCCGAGAAGCCGCTTACGCTCTCAATCGATGAGGGTCGGCATGTTGTTAAAGCTGTTCGGGAAAACGGGGTCGTTCTGCAGACCGGCACGCAGCAGCGCAGCAGCGTGCGCTTCCGCATGGCCTGCGAGTTGGTGCGCAACGGACGGATCGGAAAGCTGAAAGAGGTGAACGTTTGGCTTCCGGCGGGGAAAAGCGGGGGGCCTTTCCAAGTCCAGCCGGTGCCGCCCCATCTCAATTGGGATTTTTGGCAAGGTCAGGCTCCGCACCATGAATATGTACCGCAGCGCTGCCATGGAACGTTCCGCAACTGGTATGCTTATTCGGGGGGCACCATGACCGACTGGGGTGCCCACCACATGGACATCGGCTACTGGGCCATTGGCCTGCCCGCGCCGGCCAAGGTGGAAAGCAAGCCGCTCGTAACGCTGGTGCCCGGCGGCTACACCGCGTTCAGTGAATACGAGGTGAAGTTCACCTATGCCAACGGCGTGGTTTTCAATGTGCGCACCACCGCGGACGACAATCCGTATGGCGGTGTCGTCAATCCCGAGGGCCAGCGCAACGGGATTCGTTTCGAAGGAACGGACGGTTGGATCTGGGTCAACCGTACCCAAATCAATGCGTCGGAACGCGAACTCCTGACAACCCCCTTGCCAGAGGATGCAGAACGCCTATATTTCAGCAACAACCACATGCAGAACTTTTTCGAGTGCGCCGCCTCCCGGAAGGATCCGATTTGTCCCGTGGAAGTGGGGCACCAATCGGCCTCCGTCTGCCATTTGGGCACGATTTCGCTGCGAACGGGCAAATCGCTCCTCTGGGATTATAAGCAGGAGAGGTTTGCGGGCGCCCATGCGGCCGAGGCCAACACCTACCTCACGCGGGATATGAGAAAGCCCTACGACTACGGTTTTGTCTCATAA
- a CDS encoding sulfatase family protein — MRYTSKYFIRLLTLILGIAQGLVADARPNIVFFLADDQSKFDHSAYGNEKAPTPVTGKFAEEGLVFERMYTGQAICAPSRSMLYTGLNPIRNGCFVNHINIRPGVETITKHLGQLGYEVILAGKSHVGPDGQFQWTKRFQPVKIPGLPRPWIPVEEMDAFMQEPGDKPFCMIVASEFPHSPHIKDTSFGVDDVKVQSFIEDTPDARTSYATYYQSIVEKEKEFRAVLDMIDKHGLRENTVVFYADDHGHKRGKFTVYDSGLNVAFMVRWPGKIKPGRTDALSSFTDFVPTAIELAGGTVPADIDGKSLLPVLAGKTDVQHEYVYGVAHNQGIQQRHVFPQRSIHDGRWHYIVNFNSLEQIEGDRAAGKPIDYFFEAGAQKHASQPTEELYDTEADPDELSNVAGKEEVAAVKARLRGALFQWLDKQGDYLGEAGPVVFLKGHQHELDELDPKFNYKIPAALVDSLRGLKNDPHVITGPNAQPPVVAEPIVPGNVSRKGAGGAKGSVSEGTSLEAFLQNKRDYCAKQGKAFSEEKYRQAFQRLDVDGNGVLGTNEWTAGGKKH, encoded by the coding sequence ATGAGGTATACTAGCAAGTATTTCATCAGATTACTCACCCTGATATTGGGCATCGCCCAGGGTTTGGTCGCCGACGCGCGACCCAACATTGTTTTTTTCCTGGCGGACGACCAGAGCAAGTTTGATCATTCGGCTTATGGCAATGAAAAGGCACCAACCCCGGTTACGGGTAAGTTTGCTGAAGAGGGGTTGGTTTTCGAGCGCATGTACACGGGGCAGGCGATCTGCGCACCGAGCCGCTCGATGCTGTATACCGGGTTGAATCCGATCCGGAACGGGTGTTTCGTCAACCACATCAACATCCGCCCCGGCGTGGAAACGATCACGAAACACCTCGGCCAATTGGGCTATGAGGTCATTTTGGCCGGAAAATCGCACGTTGGCCCGGATGGGCAGTTCCAGTGGACGAAGCGCTTCCAGCCCGTAAAGATTCCGGGACTGCCGCGCCCGTGGATCCCGGTCGAGGAGATGGACGCCTTTATGCAGGAACCCGGCGACAAGCCGTTCTGCATGATTGTTGCCAGCGAATTTCCGCATAGTCCGCATATCAAGGATACGTCGTTCGGCGTGGACGATGTGAAAGTTCAGTCCTTTATTGAAGATACACCGGATGCGCGCACGTCGTACGCCACGTATTATCAAAGCATTGTCGAGAAGGAGAAGGAGTTCCGCGCGGTGCTGGACATGATCGACAAGCATGGGCTCCGCGAAAACACGGTCGTGTTCTATGCCGACGACCACGGGCATAAGCGCGGCAAGTTCACGGTTTATGATTCCGGGTTGAACGTGGCCTTCATGGTGCGCTGGCCGGGCAAGATCAAGCCGGGGCGCACGGATGCCCTGTCCAGTTTCACCGACTTCGTCCCCACCGCAATCGAGTTGGCCGGAGGAACCGTTCCGGCGGACATCGATGGCAAGAGCCTGTTGCCCGTCCTCGCCGGCAAGACCGATGTTCAGCACGAATATGTTTATGGCGTGGCGCACAACCAGGGCATCCAGCAGCGCCATGTTTTTCCGCAACGTTCCATCCACGACGGCCGATGGCATTACATCGTCAACTTTAACAGCCTGGAGCAAATTGAGGGCGACCGTGCGGCGGGGAAACCCATCGACTACTTTTTCGAAGCCGGTGCCCAAAAGCATGCCTCCCAACCGACCGAGGAGCTGTATGATACCGAGGCCGATCCCGATGAACTCAGCAACGTCGCAGGAAAGGAAGAGGTGGCTGCCGTCAAGGCCCGCCTGCGCGGGGCGCTCTTCCAGTGGCTGGACAAACAGGGCGACTACCTGGGCGAAGCGGGGCCGGTTGTATTTCTGAAAGGTCACCAGCATGAGCTGGACGAACTGGATCCGAAATTCAACTACAAGATCCCCGCAGCGTTGGTCGACAGCCTCAGGGGACTCAAAAATGATCCGCACGTAATCACCGGCCCCAACGCCCAGCCGCCGGTCGTGGCTGAGCCGATCGTTCCGGGCAACGTGAGCCGAAAAGGGGCGGGCGGAGCAAAGGGTTCCGTTTCAGAAGGAACAAGCCTGGAAGCTTTCCTGCAGAACAAGCGGGACTACTGCGCGAAGCAGGGCAAGGCATTCAGCGAGGAAAAATACCGCCAGGCCTTCCAGCGGCTCGATGTGGATGGAAACGGCGTGCTCGGCACGAACGAATGGACTGCAGGCGGGAAAAAGCACTGA
- a CDS encoding glycosyl hydrolase family 28-related protein, with protein MRFALLVMMSVLTCSAGSPSKLWGRRGELWRPDSRLPYFGFAGYQCGNDPIPDVPAKTDVRNFGAVPDDDLGDSDAIQAAIDATEGGAVIVPAGRFILDKPITIKKSNVVLRGAGPRKTIFYVPRSLQELTPLESNADGGTKLAYSFGGAFLSVEGRRPREHGVAVVETSKRGETLLQLESNKGIEPSSWIQLSMKMNEELGRHLHADLFDMGEGTAGFMLSTVAQVKSVDKKSVKVDRPLRFDVRSEWNPTVAPFEPGIEEVGLENFTIQMAGKPKKAHLLEEGFNAIQMNAAVNCWVRRVEIIDADLGIKFDNRSRFCQAERILIRHEKRSLADGPSGHHAVWLSGVAQGCLVSDIHIETEYVHDISFEGLAHGNVVRRGKGVRLNFDHHRNAPFENLLTDIDVGNPDRIWSSSGSGHRGPHSAARSTAWNIRHSGEVPASPQKSHFPQLNMVGIKGAVNSNQDDWHVEPLGGAVVPSDLYETQLKRRGIRVL; from the coding sequence ATGAGGTTTGCATTGTTGGTTATGATGAGTGTCTTGACCTGTTCCGCCGGTTCGCCGTCGAAGCTCTGGGGGCGGCGGGGCGAGCTGTGGCGTCCGGACAGCCGTCTCCCATACTTCGGGTTTGCGGGCTACCAGTGCGGCAATGATCCGATTCCTGACGTGCCCGCCAAAACGGATGTGCGGAACTTCGGCGCGGTGCCGGATGACGACCTCGGCGATTCCGATGCCATCCAGGCGGCCATCGATGCAACGGAGGGCGGGGCGGTAATCGTTCCGGCGGGACGCTTCATCCTCGACAAACCGATCACGATCAAAAAATCCAATGTGGTGCTGCGCGGGGCGGGGCCGCGTAAAACCATTTTTTATGTGCCGCGCTCCCTGCAGGAACTCACCCCGCTCGAAAGCAATGCGGACGGTGGAACCAAGCTGGCCTATTCCTTTGGCGGGGCATTCCTCTCGGTGGAAGGCAGGCGTCCGAGGGAGCACGGTGTTGCCGTGGTCGAAACATCGAAGCGCGGAGAAACCCTCTTGCAGCTGGAAAGCAACAAAGGAATTGAACCCAGTTCATGGATCCAGCTCAGCATGAAGATGAACGAGGAGCTGGGTCGCCACCTGCACGCCGACTTGTTCGATATGGGTGAGGGGACGGCGGGCTTTATGCTCTCCACCGTGGCGCAGGTGAAGTCGGTCGATAAAAAAAGCGTCAAGGTCGACCGACCGTTGCGGTTTGATGTGCGGTCGGAATGGAATCCAACGGTTGCCCCCTTCGAACCCGGCATCGAGGAGGTCGGCCTTGAAAACTTTACTATCCAAATGGCCGGCAAGCCGAAAAAGGCCCACCTGCTCGAAGAGGGGTTCAATGCCATCCAAATGAATGCAGCCGTCAACTGCTGGGTGCGGCGCGTCGAAATCATCGACGCCGACCTGGGGATCAAGTTCGACAACCGCTCGCGCTTTTGCCAGGCCGAGCGCATCCTGATCCGCCATGAAAAACGTTCCCTTGCCGATGGCCCCTCCGGCCACCATGCCGTTTGGCTTTCCGGCGTTGCGCAGGGTTGCCTGGTGTCCGACATCCACATCGAAACCGAATATGTCCACGACATCTCGTTCGAGGGGCTGGCGCACGGCAACGTCGTCCGTCGGGGAAAGGGTGTCCGCCTGAATTTCGACCACCACCGCAACGCCCCGTTCGAGAACCTGCTGACCGATATCGACGTTGGCAACCCCGACCGCATTTGGTCGTCCAGCGGCTCCGGTCATCGCGGCCCGCACTCCGCCGCGCGTTCCACGGCCTGGAACATCCGCCACAGCGGAGAGGTTCCGGCCTCCCCGCAAAAGAGCCATTTCCCGCAACTCAACATGGTCGGCATCAAGGGCGCCGTGAACAGCAACCAGGACGACTGGCATGTCGAACCGCTGGGTGGTGCTGTTGTTCCCTCGGATCTTTACGAAACGCAATTGAAACGGAGAGGTATAAGGGTTTTATGA
- a CDS encoding alpha-L-fucosidase, which yields MNKIFAVLLLLPMLGNAAEKQPGYLKDDAYEEPEFAPGASVPKIAEEAMKTRDERIQWWVDGRFGCFIHWGVYAQLGGVWQGEKVHGYSEHIQRKCMIDQATYASEVAAKFNPTGFDAEEWVKLIKAAGMRYLVITAKHHDGFAMYASEVSDWNIMDATPFGRDPMAELKAACVKHGIKFGFYYSHAFDWGEEHGPGNDWEFNNPGGDKNLGGRNWWDDPVMGKELPRIRENYVNKKSIPQVIELLKKYDPDIMWFDTPHKLPNSENWRIYKALREVAPNVVVNGRFVYGGGDYVTTCDKPAQIKPTSEKYWEAIPTTNESYGYHSEDKSHKPASDLIRLLIKAVARGGNILMNLGPRGDGKIDDPDVDILNGFADWMAVAAESINGAGKSGLPVQAWGESTAKDGTIHLQVFQWPENGRLRVGGLLNDPDSVHILGADYEVSMKRLDENTLELRVPDKPVSEVSTVVTLSFKDGFQTLEKARLLDPAFANELNVFDGKVEGRKLKYGSGARGWKADNHKDCLINWVDGKDSVGWELYVRETGEYEVTACYHGLENGAQLEVQFGAGTVSGKTEAGSDVRQVLGSLKIPAGKGKLIWRMMDDDGKDRVHPQALMLRQVK from the coding sequence ATGAACAAAATATTTGCAGTCCTGCTGTTGCTTCCAATGCTTGGAAACGCAGCCGAGAAACAGCCCGGCTATTTGAAGGACGATGCCTATGAGGAACCGGAGTTTGCACCGGGAGCCAGCGTTCCGAAGATTGCCGAAGAGGCGATGAAGACGCGTGACGAGCGGATCCAGTGGTGGGTCGATGGCCGTTTCGGCTGCTTCATCCACTGGGGCGTTTACGCCCAACTCGGCGGTGTGTGGCAGGGCGAAAAGGTGCACGGCTATTCCGAGCACATCCAACGTAAATGCATGATTGACCAGGCCACCTATGCCTCCGAGGTTGCCGCAAAGTTCAATCCGACCGGTTTCGATGCCGAGGAGTGGGTAAAGTTGATCAAGGCGGCGGGCATGCGGTATCTCGTGATCACGGCCAAGCACCACGACGGGTTTGCCATGTACGCCTCCGAGGTCTCGGACTGGAACATCATGGATGCCACACCGTTCGGGCGCGACCCGATGGCGGAGCTCAAAGCCGCCTGTGTGAAGCACGGCATCAAATTCGGCTTCTACTATTCGCACGCCTTCGACTGGGGCGAGGAGCACGGGCCCGGCAACGACTGGGAATTCAACAATCCCGGCGGCGACAAAAACCTGGGCGGCCGCAACTGGTGGGATGATCCCGTGATGGGCAAGGAGCTGCCGCGCATCCGGGAAAACTATGTGAACAAAAAATCGATCCCGCAGGTTATTGAACTATTGAAAAAATATGATCCCGACATCATGTGGTTCGACACCCCGCACAAGCTTCCAAACTCTGAAAACTGGCGCATCTACAAGGCGCTCCGCGAGGTGGCACCCAATGTGGTGGTCAATGGTCGTTTTGTGTATGGAGGTGGCGATTATGTGACCACGTGCGACAAGCCCGCGCAGATCAAGCCGACGTCGGAAAAATACTGGGAGGCCATTCCGACCACGAATGAGTCCTATGGCTATCATTCCGAGGATAAAAGCCACAAACCAGCATCCGATCTGATCCGACTGCTGATCAAGGCGGTGGCGCGCGGCGGCAATATCCTGATGAACCTGGGGCCGCGCGGCGACGGAAAAATCGACGACCCCGATGTGGATATCCTCAACGGCTTTGCCGACTGGATGGCGGTTGCTGCCGAATCGATCAACGGTGCAGGGAAGTCGGGGCTGCCTGTGCAGGCCTGGGGCGAATCGACCGCCAAAGACGGCACCATCCATCTTCAGGTGTTCCAATGGCCGGAAAACGGCAGGCTGCGCGTCGGCGGGCTGTTGAACGATCCGGACTCGGTTCATATTCTCGGCGCGGATTACGAAGTGTCTATGAAGCGGCTGGATGAAAATACGTTGGAGCTTCGCGTGCCGGACAAGCCGGTTTCCGAAGTGTCCACGGTGGTGACGCTTTCGTTTAAGGACGGTTTCCAAACCTTGGAAAAAGCCCGTCTGCTCGACCCGGCCTTTGCTAACGAACTGAATGTTTTCGATGGGAAGGTTGAAGGCCGTAAACTGAAATATGGTAGCGGCGCGCGCGGCTGGAAGGCGGACAATCACAAGGACTGCCTGATCAACTGGGTGGATGGAAAGGATAGCGTCGGTTGGGAACTTTATGTGCGCGAAACAGGTGAATATGAGGTTACTGCCTGTTACCATGGGCTGGAAAATGGTGCCCAACTCGAGGTGCAGTTTGGAGCGGGCACGGTTTCCGGAAAAACGGAAGCCGGTTCGGATGTAAGGCAGGTTTTGGGGTCGCTCAAGATTCCCGCCGGCAAAGGCAAGCTCATTTGGCGTATGATGGATGATGACGGCAAAGACCGGGTTCATCCTCAGGCACTGATGTTAAGACAGGTTAAATGA